TGCGATCAGTCCGCTGCCCTTGACCGCGGCTGCGAGATCACGCAGCAGGTGTGCCGCGCCCTCGGTCGGGGCGAACCCGCGGTCGCGCACCTTGGCGGCCAGCTCGACCGTCTCGAAGGGGTTGCCCGCGGTGACGGCCCAGCACTCCCGGCAGAACGCGTCGTCGGCGTGCGCGCCGAGCGCCTCCCGCATGAGACGGGCGACGGCGAGTGCGCTGAACGGTTCCAGGTCGAGCGGGCGTCCGCCTGCCCGGCCGGGCAGGGCCCTGAACGATTCGGCGTGGTCGGGGAGTTCGTCAGGCCGGTAGGCGACGACGACCAGGATCGGGAGTTGCTCGGCCCGGGGTGCGAACGCGGCCAGCCAGCTCAGCGATTCGGGGTCGGCCCAGTGGGCGTCGTCCAGCACCAGCACCATGGGGGCGCGCAGGACGGCGAGATGGGTGAGCACCCAGTCGAGTCCGTCGCGCAGGCCCTGCGGATCGGGCGGCGCTCCGTCGGTGGGGGCGCACAAGCCGAGTGCGGGACCGACGATGTCGTACCAACTGCCCAGCTGTGCGCGGAGATCGACTTCGGCCGCTCCGGCGAACTGCGGCTGCAGAAGTTGCCGGGCCACATGGAAGGCGACGCGCTGCTCCTGCTCGCCGCCGCGGGCGGCCAGCACGGTGCAGCCCCGTGCGGCGGCACGGCGACGGACCTCGGCGAGCAGGGTCGTCTTGCCGATGCCGGCCCGGCCGACGACGGCGAGCAGGGCGCCGCGTGGGCCCGTGCGGGGCTCGGCGCCGTCCGTACGCAGCCCGGTGAGCTCACCCAACGCCTCGTCGACGGCGGTGAGTTCACTCTCCCGCTCCAGGAGAGTCTTTCTGCTGCGCGCACTGCGCTGCACCATGGCGCACCCCCTGTCACGATGGCGGACCCGCGCGGGGAGCGGGCGCGCACCGTGACCTACAGGCAGCTCAGCGTACGCCTCCGCAGTGCCGGGCGGACCCCTGTCGGCCCACTCGGGACCTTCACTGGAAGACGTGTTCGTACAGCACGGCGAGCCCGTAGGCCAGCCCGCCGACGGCGATCACCCCGGTGAGTACGAGCAGCGTCCGCGCACCGGTTTCCGAGGCGAGGGACGAGCCGCACAGGGTGAACCCCGCGATCATCCCGAGGGCCAGGACCAACAGGCCCGTCACCGTCAGGGTCGCCCAGCCGGAGACGGCTCTGAAGCCCAGTGTCTCCAGGCCGACGAGTGGCTGGTCGCGTACGGCGATAGTGGATCCGATACGGGCGTCGGCCTGGATGACCGCGTCGGGGTCGATCAACCGGCCGCCGGGGGACAGCAGTTGGCCTCGGCATTGCGTGACCGGCTTGTTGTGGTCGGGCCGCACCACCGCGCACGAGTCGACATGCAGATAATCCGAGGTCCCGGACAGTCCGACGGCACCTGCGAGCATCAGGCCCGCGTAGCCGGTCAGCACCACACCGAACACGGTTCCCACCAGGGCCGCGAGGGCCGTGCGCACCTTCTCGCCCCGCTGCTTCGGCCGCCGGTTCCGCTGTGTCCCGCGGAACGCCCGCAGCCGTTCGGCCTTCTTGAACCGCCGCCTGGCCGCCTTCGACGTCACGGCCCCTCCCCTTGCGCCCTGTGCCGTTCGCGATGCCGTACCGTTCCGGCCCCAGGTGCAGCGGGGCGGCTCGCACGACTGCTGTCGCGAATGATCCTTCACGAAGTGGCGCACGCAGAGCGGGGCATGGCAAGCGCGCGGCGGTCGCCGGCCGGAGCGGGAGATCCTTCACCGGGGCAACGGCTGCCGGAGTACGGCGGGTTCGGCGTCGTCGAGGCGTGACTGGCCCCGGCAGGAGGTGGGCCGCGGCGGGTGTGGTGTCCCGGGCGGCACACCCCCGTGTGCCCACTCTCAGGTGAGGTCGAACTCCCCTTCCCGCGCCCCTGACACGAACGCGCCCCACTCCGCCGGGGTGAAGATCAAGGAAGGGCTTTCCGGGCGGCCACTGTTGCGCATCGCGATGAACCCCTCGACAAAGGCGATCTGGACATCCCCCCGACCGCGGCTGCTCGAGTGCCAATCGGCGTTGCTCAGGTCCAGCTCCGGCTTGTCCCAGCCCATGAGCGGCTGCTGCTGGATGGTGGTCTCGGCCACGTCCGTGCTCCTCCCGATTGCGTCGTCCGCGGCCAGCCTAGCGATCCACTTCGGCTGCCGACAGGCCACGTGAGGGGGACCTTTCCGCAGGCATTTCACGCATCCGGGGGTTCAGACCCCACGAGCCACATGGAGAAGAACTGGGATCCGCCGCCATAGGCGTGCCCGAGCACCCTGCGGGCACCGTCCACCTGGTGTTCCCCGGCCTGTCCGCGGGCCTGGAGTGCGGCCTCCGCGAAGCGGATCATGCCGGAGGCCCCGATCGGGTTGGTGGACAGGACACCGCCCGACATGTTGACGGGCAGGTCACCGTCCAGCTCGGTGACCCCGGCCTCGGTCAGCTTCCAGCCCTCGCCCTCGTCGGCGAATCCGAGGTTCTCCAGCCACATGGGCTCGTACCAGGAGAACGGCACGTACATCTCGACGGCGTCGATGTCCCGGCGTGGGTCGGAGATCCCGGCCTGCCGGTACACGTCGGCCGCGCAGTCCTTGCCGGCCTGCGGCGACACCGCGTCCTTGCCGGCGAAGAGGGTGGGCTCGCTGCGCATTGCCCCGCCCAGCATCCAGGCCGGGGGCCTGGGCGCGCGTGAGGCACCGGCCCGGTCGGTGAGCACCATCGCGCAGGCGCCGTCGGAGGACGGGCAGGTCTCCGAGTAGCGGATCGGGTCCCAGAGCATGGGTGAGGCCTGGACCTTCTCCAGAGTGATGTCGTGCTCGTGCAGATGCGCGTACGGGTTCTTGAGCGCGTTGCGGCGGTCCTTGTACGCCACCAGCGAGCCGACGGTGTCGGGGGCGCCGGTGCGCCGCATGTACGCGCGCACGTGCGGCGCGAAGAAACCGCCCGCACCGGCCAGCAGGGGTTGCTGGAAGGGGATGGGAAGGGACAAGCCCCACATGGCGTTGGACTCGGACTGCTTCTCGAAGGCGAGGGTGAGCACCGTGGCGTGTGCCCGGGAGGCCACCAGGTTCGCGGCGACCAGCGCCGTGGACCCGCCGACGCTGCCCGCCGTGTGCACGCGCAGCATCGGTTTGCCCACCGCGCCGAGCGCGTCGGCCAGGTACAGCTCCGGCATCATGACGCCCTCGAAGAAGTCGGGCGCCTTGCCGATCACCACGGCGTCCACGTCCGCCCAGGTCAGCTCGGCGTCGTCGAGCGCCCGTCGGGCCGCCTCCCGGACGAGCCCCGCGATCGACACGTCCCGGCGCGCCGCGACGTGCTTGGTCTGGCCGATTCCTACGACGGCCACGGGCTCCTTGCTCATCGGGGATCCCCTTCGAGTACGGCGACCAGGTTCTGCTGCAGACAGGGCCCGGAGGTGGCGTGGGCGAGTGCCCGGTCGGACTCGCCCCGGTGGATACGGGCGGCGGCCTCGCCGATGCGAGCGAGACCCGCAGCCATCATCGGGTTGGCCGCGAGGGCCCCGCCGGACGGGTTGACGAGGACCTCGTCGCCGAGCCTGAGGGCCTTGCGCAGGACGACTTCCTGGGAGGTGAACGGCGCGTGCAACTCGGCGGTGTCCACGGGCCGTTCGAAGGCGCCCGCCTTCTCGGCGGCCAGGCGGGCGGACGGCGAGTCGGTGAGGTCGCGGACACCGAGCGAGTGCGCCTCGATGCGGTGGTCGATCCCGCGGATCCAGGCGGGGCGTGCGCACAGCTGCCTGGCCCGCTCCCCCGCCGCGAGGATCACGGCGGCGGCCCCGTCGCCGATGGGCGGGCAGTCGCCGGTACGGAGGGGCCGTACGAGGTAGTCGCCGTGCGGAACCGGGCCCTTGAGCTGGGCATGCGGGTTGTCGGTCGCACGGCTGCGGGCGCCGATCGCCGCCAGTTCGGGCTCGTCCGTGTCGCCCGCGTCGATGAGTGCCTGGGCCTGGAGGGCGGCGAGGGCGACGGAGTCGGGCCACAGGGGGGCGACGTAGTACGGGTCGAGCTGGCGGGTGAGCACATCGCGCAGGGAGCCGGGCGACGACTTGCCGTAGGAGTACACGAGCGCGGTGTCGGCGTCCCCGGACAGCAGCTTGGTCCACGCCTCGTACAGGGCCCAGGCCCCGTCCATCTCGACGTGCGACTCGGAGATCGGCGGCCAGGCACCCACGCCGTCGAGGGCGAGGGTGAAGGAGAAGGCACGCCCCGCGAGGTAGTCGCAGGAACCGGAGCAGGTGAAGCCGATGTCGGCGGTCTTGAGGCCGGTCTGCGCGCGGACGTCGTGCAGGACCGGCATGAGCATCTCCACCTCGGAGACGTCCGAGGTGGTGCGCAGGGTGTCGGACTGGGCGAAGGCCACCACGGCGATGTCGCGGGGCCCCGGGGCTGCTTCGCTGGTCACAGGAGCTCCTTGTACGTCTCGTAGTCCGCGTCGGGTTCGCCGGTCGGCCGGTAGTGGTCCGGGTAACTGCCGCCCTCGTTCCACACCGGCTCGACCCTGAGACCCATGCGCACCTGGTCGTAGGGGATGCCTCCGATCCGGCCGTGCAGGGCGAGGTCGGCGCCGTCGAGGGCAATGTGGGCATAGACGTACGGCACCTCGATGTCGAGGTTCTTCGCCTTGATGTTGACGATGCAGAACGTGGTGACCGTGCCGCCCGGCCCCACTTCCACCTGTTCCGATGTGGCCACGCCACATGTGGGGCACGCACCCCTCGGCGGGACGTACACCTTCTGGCAGGAAGGGCAGCGCTCGCCGACGGCCCGGTGTTCGGCGAGGGCCTTGATGTAGGCGGTCTGGGCGCGGCCCGGTGAGTAGGTGTAGTCGAGGCGGGCCTGGGCGACGATGCCGGTCACCGGGTCCTCGAACTCGCCGGCGTGGACGGTGACGGTGGATTCGTCTCCGTCGTACGGCTCGAAGCAGGCGATGTCGGTGATGGCACCGGTGGGTTCCTCGGCCCAGCGGATGCGGACGCGCATGCCGGTGCGGACGGCGTCCGGGCCTGGGGCATCGAGGGCGTGCAGCAGGGCGGTGTCGGCGCCGTCGAGCTTGACCAGGACCCAGGCGAAGGGTGTGTCCAGCGGCTGGCCGCGGCGGGGTTCGTGGTTCCACGCCCAGGTGGTGACGGTGCCGGTGATGCCGACATGCACGAGTTCGCTGATCTCCTCGGCGGTGACGGGATCGTACTCGACGGGTGGGACCAGGGTGCGGCCGTCACGGGTCTTCACGCCGAGCACGACACGGTGACGCAGGGCGGTGAGGAAGGCGCTCTGGACGGGGCCGAGGGAGCGGGTGAAGGGGAATTCGACGACGAGCGGGGCCTTGAGGACTGCGGACATCGGGGGCCTGCCTCCTTCGGGGTCGGCGTGCGCAGGAGCGCCCCTTCAGGGGCGCGGGGCGGTGACATGTGCGGCTCCGCCGCGTGGGCGCGACCGGCCGCACACGGCCCGCGGGCTCCGAACGGCCGAGGCCGGCGCAGCGCTACGCACGCTTGTAGACGGGCGGACGCTTCTCCGCGAACGCGCGGGCACCCTCCTTCGCGTCGGCGGTGGCGAAGACCGGCCAGCCCCGCTCGAGTTCGGCGGCGAGCCCTTCGGTCTCGGTCATCTGGGCCGTCTCGTACACCGAGGCCTTGACCGCCTCGACGGCCAACGGGCCGCAGGCGTTGACGAGTTCGGCGATCTCCAGGGCCTTGGCGAGCGCGGTGCCGTCGGGGACGACGTGCCCGATCAGGCCGATGCCCGCGGCCTCCCGTGCGGTGTACGGGCGGCCGGTGAGCAGCATCTCCAGTGCGTGGGTCCGCGGGATCTGACGCTGCAGGCGGACCGTGGAACCGCCGATCGGGAAGAGGCCGCGCTTGACCTCGAAGAGTCCGAAGGTCGCGGACTCGCCGGCGACCCGGATGTCGGTGCCCTGGAGCATCTCCGTGCCGCCTGCCACGCAGTAGCCCTCGACCGCCGCGATCACCGGCTTGCGGGGCCGGTGGTGGCGCAGCATCGCCTTCCAGTGCAGGTCCGGGTCGGCGGTCAGCCGGTCCCGGTACTGTTCGCCTCCGGTGTCCTTGCCCGCGAGGGCCTTGAGGTCCATGCCGGCGCAGAACGAGTCGCCGGCGCCGGTGAAGACGATCGAACGGATCGAGTCGTCCGCGTCCGCCTCCACCCAGCCGTCATAGAGGCCGACCAGCATCGGCAACGAGAGCGCGTTCTTCGCCTCCGGCCTGTTGAGCGTGAGCACCAGTGTGGCGCCCTCGCGCTGGATGTCGAGGTGTTCGGTCCCACCCATAGCCCGTCTCCCCTCTGCCAGAACGAGAACAGGTTGCAGTAGGCGCCGAAGCACTTCAAGGGTTTTCTGACAGTCAGTCAGATTTCTTCGCGCGAACCCTTCCCAGTCACGCCGCCCTTTGCTCTGATGACGGCGAACCGCCACATGGAGCCGGACCGCGCCAGCACAGGAGGAACGGTGGAGTACAACCTTGCCGACCTGTTCGAGTCGGTCGTCGACGTGGTGCCGGATCGTGAGGCGCTCGCGTACCTCGACATTCCCGGTACGGGTGCGGAGCGTCGGCTGACGTACGCGGAACTGGACGCCGCGGCCAATCGCATCGGACACCATCTGCTGGACAGCGGGATCCAGGCCGGCGAGCACGTCGGGCTGCACCTGTACAACGGTGTGGAGTACGTACAGACGCTGCTGGGCTGCATGAAGGCACGGATCGTCCCCGTGAACGTCAACTACCGATACGTAGAAGACGAGTTGGTCTATCTCTACCGGGACGCCGATCTGGTCGGGCTCGTCTTCGACACGGAGTTCTCCGGCCGGGTCGCGGCCGCGCTGCCACGCGCGCAGCGGCTGCGGCACCTGGTGCGGGTCGGGGACCCGGAGGCCAGTGGGCCACCGGCGGTGGACTTCGCCGACGCACAGGCCGCCGGATCGGCGGAGCGCGGGTTCCCGGCGCGCTCGGCCGACGACCAGTTCATCATCTACACCGGCGGCACCACGGGGATGCCCAAGGGCGTGATGTGGCGTCAGGAAGACCTGTTCTTCTCGGGGTTGGGCGGCGGCGCGCCGACGGGCGAGCCGGTCAAGCGGCCCGGGGAGCTCTCCGAGCGGGTCGCCGCGGGCGGCTCGGGCATCACCTTCTTCCCCACTCCCCCGCTGATGCACGGCACCTCCACACTGACGGCGCTCATCGGCTTCAACTTCGGCCAGCGGGTCGTGCTGCACCGCAAGTTCGAGCCCGTGGAGGTGCTGCGGACCATCGAGGCGGAGCGGGTCAACGCCATGTCGCTGGTGGGCGACGCGATGCTGCGGCCCCTCATCGACGCGCTGGACGGCCCGATGAAGGGCACCGACATGTCGTCGGTGTTCAGCGTGTCCTCGTCGGGCGCGATCATGTCGGACACGGTGAGCAGGCAGTTCCGGGCGCTCGTCCCGAACGCCATGCTGCTCAACAACTTCGGTTCCTCCGAGTCCGGCTTCAACGGCACGGCGACGGACGATTCCGGGCCAGAACGCGGCTTCCGCGTCCGGGTCAACTCCCGTACCCAGGTCGTCGATCCGGCCACCCGTGAACCCGTTGCCGCGGGTGAGGTGGGGCGGGTCGCGCAGTGCGGGCACGTCCCGCTCGGCTACTACAACGACCCGCGGAAAACCGCCGAGACCTTCTTCGAGAAGGACGGTCAGCGGTGGGTACTGCTCGGCGACATGGCCACCGTCGACGAGGAGGGCGTCGTCACCGTCCTCGGACGGGGCTCGCAGTGCATCAACACGGGCGGCGAGAAGGTGTACCCGGAGGAGGTCGAACAGGCCCTCAAGGCACATCCGGACGTGTACGACGCGCTCGTGGCGGGGGTGCCGGACGTGAAGTGGGGGCACCATGTGGCGGCGGTGGTGCAGTTGCGTGAGGGCGCGGCCCGGATGTCCCTGGACGATCTCCAGACGCACTGCCGCCCACGGCTCGCGGGATACAAGGTCCCGCGCCAGCTGGTGCTCGCAGAGTCCATCCGCAGGTCGCCGAGCGGCAAGGCGGACTACCGGTGGGCGCAGAAAGTGGCGGTGTCGGCCGACGAGTGACGCTCTACTTGCGACCTCGTGCAACTGAACGGGACGTGACGTGCGAACGTAGTGGTGGTGGAAGGCTCGGCCAGCGGGCCCTGTTCGTCATGCCGTCGTGGCAGGACCGCACGCCACCGCAAGACCGCACGGAAGGACCACCGGGTGTCACTCTTCACTCGCTCTCGTCAACTGCCGGACACCGCTCAGGACGAGGCCGAAGCGGAAGGTGGGGGTGCGACGGGGGACGGCGTGACAGGGGAGGCCACGGAGGAGACCCGGTCTGCCGAGTCCACCGAGTCCACCGAGGACGCGGTGATCTCCGAGGCCGGTGACGAGACCGGCCCACCGGACCCGCCCGGCTCCCCGCGCCCCGGTTGGTTCGGCTGGCGTCGCCGCTACCCCCGTACGGCGCGCGGGATGTCCGTCGCCGCGAGCGTGCTGGCCGGTCTGCTGGTGCTGCTCGTGCTGCTCTTTCCCAACCGGCTCGACCACATGAACCTGCAGTCGTTCTTCCGTCTCCCCGTCGAGGCGATCGTCCTCGTGGCCGTCCTCCTCGTACTGCCGCCGAAAACAGGCCGGATCGCGGCGGTCGGCTCGGGGCTGTTCCTCGGACTGTTCGCGGTCCTGAAGTTCATGGACATGGGCTTCTACCAGACCCTGGCCAGGCCGTTCGACCTGGTCTTCGACTGGATCATGCTGGGCAACGCGACGGACTGGCTCAAGGAGACGTTCGGCCGCACCGGCGAGGTGCTCGCGGTGGCCGGGGTGATCGTCCTGTTCGTCGC
This is a stretch of genomic DNA from Streptomyces sp. NBC_00285. It encodes these proteins:
- a CDS encoding thiolase domain-containing protein, which encodes MTSEAAPGPRDIAVVAFAQSDTLRTTSDVSEVEMLMPVLHDVRAQTGLKTADIGFTCSGSCDYLAGRAFSFTLALDGVGAWPPISESHVEMDGAWALYEAWTKLLSGDADTALVYSYGKSSPGSLRDVLTRQLDPYYVAPLWPDSVALAALQAQALIDAGDTDEPELAAIGARSRATDNPHAQLKGPVPHGDYLVRPLRTGDCPPIGDGAAAVILAAGERARQLCARPAWIRGIDHRIEAHSLGVRDLTDSPSARLAAEKAGAFERPVDTAELHAPFTSQEVVLRKALRLGDEVLVNPSGGALAANPMMAAGLARIGEAAARIHRGESDRALAHATSGPCLQQNLVAVLEGDPR
- a CDS encoding Zn-ribbon domain-containing OB-fold protein, coding for MSAVLKAPLVVEFPFTRSLGPVQSAFLTALRHRVVLGVKTRDGRTLVPPVEYDPVTAEEISELVHVGITGTVTTWAWNHEPRRGQPLDTPFAWVLVKLDGADTALLHALDAPGPDAVRTGMRVRIRWAEEPTGAITDIACFEPYDGDESTVTVHAGEFEDPVTGIVAQARLDYTYSPGRAQTAYIKALAEHRAVGERCPSCQKVYVPPRGACPTCGVATSEQVEVGPGGTVTTFCIVNIKAKNLDIEVPYVYAHIALDGADLALHGRIGGIPYDQVRMGLRVEPVWNEGGSYPDHYRPTGEPDADYETYKELL
- a CDS encoding crotonase/enoyl-CoA hydratase family protein — its product is MGGTEHLDIQREGATLVLTLNRPEAKNALSLPMLVGLYDGWVEADADDSIRSIVFTGAGDSFCAGMDLKALAGKDTGGEQYRDRLTADPDLHWKAMLRHHRPRKPVIAAVEGYCVAGGTEMLQGTDIRVAGESATFGLFEVKRGLFPIGGSTVRLQRQIPRTHALEMLLTGRPYTAREAAGIGLIGHVVPDGTALAKALEIAELVNACGPLAVEAVKASVYETAQMTETEGLAAELERGWPVFATADAKEGARAFAEKRPPVYKRA
- a CDS encoding DUF397 domain-containing protein; this translates as MAETTIQQQPLMGWDKPELDLSNADWHSSSRGRGDVQIAFVEGFIAMRNSGRPESPSLIFTPAEWGAFVSGAREGEFDLT
- a CDS encoding acyl-CoA synthetase; the encoded protein is MEYNLADLFESVVDVVPDREALAYLDIPGTGAERRLTYAELDAAANRIGHHLLDSGIQAGEHVGLHLYNGVEYVQTLLGCMKARIVPVNVNYRYVEDELVYLYRDADLVGLVFDTEFSGRVAAALPRAQRLRHLVRVGDPEASGPPAVDFADAQAAGSAERGFPARSADDQFIIYTGGTTGMPKGVMWRQEDLFFSGLGGGAPTGEPVKRPGELSERVAAGGSGITFFPTPPLMHGTSTLTALIGFNFGQRVVLHRKFEPVEVLRTIEAERVNAMSLVGDAMLRPLIDALDGPMKGTDMSSVFSVSSSGAIMSDTVSRQFRALVPNAMLLNNFGSSESGFNGTATDDSGPERGFRVRVNSRTQVVDPATREPVAAGEVGRVAQCGHVPLGYYNDPRKTAETFFEKDGQRWVLLGDMATVDEEGVVTVLGRGSQCINTGGEKVYPEEVEQALKAHPDVYDALVAGVPDVKWGHHVAAVVQLREGAARMSLDDLQTHCRPRLAGYKVPRQLVLAESIRRSPSGKADYRWAQKVAVSADE
- a CDS encoding thiolase domain-containing protein, whose product is MSKEPVAVVGIGQTKHVAARRDVSIAGLVREAARRALDDAELTWADVDAVVIGKAPDFFEGVMMPELYLADALGAVGKPMLRVHTAGSVGGSTALVAANLVASRAHATVLTLAFEKQSESNAMWGLSLPIPFQQPLLAGAGGFFAPHVRAYMRRTGAPDTVGSLVAYKDRRNALKNPYAHLHEHDITLEKVQASPMLWDPIRYSETCPSSDGACAMVLTDRAGASRAPRPPAWMLGGAMRSEPTLFAGKDAVSPQAGKDCAADVYRQAGISDPRRDIDAVEMYVPFSWYEPMWLENLGFADEGEGWKLTEAGVTELDGDLPVNMSGGVLSTNPIGASGMIRFAEAALQARGQAGEHQVDGARRVLGHAYGGGSQFFSMWLVGSEPPDA